Genomic window (Ctenopharyngodon idella isolate HZGC_01 chromosome 20, HZGC01, whole genome shotgun sequence):
TGTGTTTCTCAGAGGTTTAAGGGCACAGAAGTGGAGTTGGTGACAGAAGAGGTTCAAGCTGTGAAAATCCACGACACTCCCAAAGAAAGCAAGATAGAGGCTGTGGATGAGGTActaccaccatcatcatcatcatcatcatcatgagtGTTTGACCTTCACTGAGCTCGTGTCGTTTCTCCTCAGGGTCCTCCGAAGTTCATGAAGTCCATCCTGAAGAAAGGAGACAAGACCAACTTCCCCAAGAAGGGCGACACGGTGAGCTGCTGGTACAGCGGGACGCTGGAGGACGGGACCGTCTTCGACACCAACATCCCCGCATGTGAGAACACGCCTTTATAAATACTGCATATGCTTTATTAATCCAGTAAAGATGAAGGCTGGGACTTCAGTTTTTCAACTAACCGTCTCTCTGGGTGGTTTAAAGATCGAGAGGATTGATGACTTTAATAACATGATTTATATAGAATTAACCTTTTTTCAATGTGTTCATCAAGTGTTATTTTGAGCCTCTATTAgagtttttattaatgttttacacATTATTAAACCTgattaaaatcaacattttaataatatttaattaattcatgttttgttttattaattcgtttttatttttatattttatgtttgtaaAGTTTGAGGAATTTTGTGggggtttttttatttatttttttttgttatagatattaagattttgttttaattattttttggtttaattacattaaattacatacaattaattacatttcctattttaattgtatgttttgtcatttttatattttttttatgtttatatttttattaatattttgttaatattgttttaattttatattttctgtttttttttgttttgttttttacatttgtctATATAATtgtattgatattttgtttttaattagttttatattttccatttattttaaagttttataaatttggggtgttttatcatttttatttttttaatatgtctatATGGTTTTtagtaatattgttttaattagttttctattttctgttttcattttaattttgttttttgtcttcttttttttttttttttttttacatttgtctatatagtttttattcttATTGTGTTTTActtagttttatattttctgttttcatttcagttgtTAATCTtaattgtgtgtttgtctttttaaaaagaaatgtctatagctttttttaattaatttttattttagttttagttattttagtgcgtaaagttaaactaaatgaaaataaaaaatgttggcaactagcttttttttttaaatatatttttgttaaattttcttttttcttttttttttcattatttcctATAGTAGCCCTGGACACATCACACACAGTTAGGCAGTTTCTGGTCACCAGGTGGCAGCAGAGGTAGTCACTATAAATCCCCTTTAATCTGATTTTCTTCTGTCGTTTCAGCTGCTAAAAAGAAGAAACAGTCCAAACCGCTGAGCTTCAAGGTTGGGTTGGGCCGAGTGATCCGAGGGGTGAGTTATGATTCATTGATCATCAGATATCCTCACGTGACTGTGTGACAGTGATCATGTGTTCTGTGGCAGTGGGACGAAGGTCTGCTGACGATGAGTAAAGGCGAGACGGCGAGGCTGGAGATCGAGTCGGACTGGGCGTACGGGAGGAAAGGCCTTCCAGATGCAAAGTATCCTTCATTAAACCTCTCTCTGATTGATATTTTTGCAAGTGTTGATTATTTGATCAGGTTCCTCTGGCCTTAACCATCATTACCCAGAATCCCACCCAACGCAAAGCTGATATTCGAGGTGGAGCTGGTCTCTATTGATTAGTCATTTCAATCGTGACGTCTCGACCGACAGGAACCACACGACGAGCGCTGGCGGCAGTTTGGAGGGAACGTTTGTTTGAAAGGATGAAACATGTTCATTATTATCACATGTTGTTCAGTCTGACAGAGAAGTTTTCTGACTATTTTTGCATGGTTGTAAAGCTGCAATAAACACAAACCCTGAACACTGTCTTGTGTGCCGTTcttaaactaaaatgtaaagttttaaaaacatatagctgtattttatatttatatacaggtgctggtcatataattagaatatcatcaaaaagttgatttttcactaattccattaaaaaagtgaaacttgtatattatattcattcattacacacagactgatatatttcaaatgtttatttcttttaattttgatgattataactgacaactaaggaaaatcccaaattcagtatctcagaaaattagaatattacttaagaccaatacaaagaaaggatttttctgctcaggtgttataagagcccaggttgctctgatagtggccttcagctcttctgcattgttgggtctggcatatcgcatcttcctcttcacaataccccatagattttctatggggttaaggtcaggcgagtttgctggccaattaagaacagggataccatggtccttaaaccaggtactggtagctttggcactgtgtgcaggtgccaagtcctgttggaaaatgaaatgtgcatctccataaagttggtcagcagcaggaagcatgaagtgctctaaaacttcctggtatacggctgcgttgaccttggacctcagaaaacacagtggaccaacaccagcagatgacatggcaccccaaaccatcactgactgtggaaactttacactggacctcaagcaacgtggattgtgtacctctcctctcttcctccagactctgggaccctgatttccaaaggaaatgcaaaatttactttcatcagagaacataactttggaccactcagcagcagtccagtcctttttgtctttaggcccaggcgagacgcttctgacgctgtctgttgttcaagagtggcttgacacaaggaatgcgacagctgaaacccatgtcttgcatacgtcctgtgcgtagtggttcttgaagcactgactccagctgcagtccactctttgtgaatctcccccacatttttgaatgggttttgtttcacaatcctctccagggtgcggttatccctattgcttgtacacttttttctaccacatcttttccttcccttcgcctctctattaatgtgcttggacacagagctctgtgaatagccagcctcttttgcaatgaccttttgtgtcttgccctgcttgtgcaaggtgtcaatggtcgtcttttggacaactgtcaagtcagcagtcttccccatgattgtgtagcctacagaactagactgagagaccatttaaaggcctttgcaggtgttttgagttaattagctgattagagtgtggcaccaggtgtcttcaatattgaaccttttcacaatattctaattttctgagatactgaatttgggattttccttagttgtcagttataatcatcaaaattaaaagaaataaacatttgaaatatatcagtctgtgtgtaatgaatgcatatatacaagtttcactttttgaatggaattagtgaaataatcaactttttgatgatattctaattatatgaccagcacctgtacatgtatacattttttatattcaagtaatttaaaatatatgaatattaatattttgttgataTTTATGTAACTAATGAAACTTCATAAAACACCATGGATGCCAGCAATGAAACGAGACCCATTTCAGCTCAAGAAGCTTTATTATGGAAGCAGTTTCTCAGAGATGAGCGTAACGAATCATTTAGGAGTTGGCGTTGGGACCCTTCTTCTTGCCGAAGGTGGGAACCACGTTGACGAAGCGACGGTTGTACTGGATGCGGCGCTTGGCGCGGCccgtcttcttcttcttcttctcctgttTGTCCACCTACAGAGAGACGACAGAGCTGACGTTAACCAACTAAACTTCATCTGAGATTCCAGGAAATAATATCGGCAAACAAACGACTCACTTTGGGTGTCTGTCCTCTTACTTTACCGGCACGAGCCAGAGATCCGTGGACTTTACCTGATCAACAGACAGAAACTACAACTTAAGATCAACTTCTTGAAAGTTAAAATACATCCCATAATACAAGAAACATTAACCATGTATGAGAGACCATTAGATGAACTGAAACACTAAcgaaataatgaataaaaataaataatttaataaatatatatattttaattataaattaaaatatttagttatatagtctataattttattcatttataactttgaaataaattataaaattataaattaaaataattgatatatttacttataaattataaatacattacaaatattaaaacaattgaaatatttgcttattttaattagattatataaaataattgaaattataaattatacattatatatttaaaaaaaatgtaaaatatttataagttataaatgaataaattatagattatataattaaaatatttaattagactaaataaaaacattttttataatctaattaaatattttaatttaattttaatattttatagattgtataatattaaaataattataaatgaaaaatatattaattaattgcagattatataatattataattgaaatatttaattataaacaaatacataaatcagTTATATAAGATTATAATTAtaagaaattataaattatatattaaaaattataaattaataaataaatacattttaattgtagattatataatattaaaatatttaattaaattataaatgaataaatcagattaattgaaattatattttaaaatatgcatttataaattataaagaaaaattataaataaaataaaattgtaataaaattacaaaattataacttaaaatatttaattaataaattatacagtattaaaataattaaaatatttgtttataaattataataaattaataaataaattatacattttaattatagactatgtaatattacaataattttagtttatttataaattgtaagtgaataaataataaactgttaaatattaaaataaattaattataatattaggttcctaaatgataaaaacaatataaaataaaattaaaaaaattataaatatataaaatataatagatGTGCGTATTTTTCGTGTGTACCTCCCAGGAGTCTGGCGGCGAGCTCCAGCGTGCAGAGCTCCGTGACGCCGCAGGTCAGCAGGGTGGCGTCATCCTCCAGAGGAGCTCCAGCCAGCAGGAGAACCTGGTCCTCCACAGACACTCCCTCCAGAGTCTGAACATGAGCCTACAGAGACACATCATGAGACCAGAGCGCTCGTCACCCGACCACACGCCTGTGAACATGCTGACCGACTCACCTTGAGGTCACGGACGGTCTCCTGTCCGGACACCTGGAGCGTGTGCAGAGACTGAGCGCGCAGGAACAGCTGCATGATGAGCGCTGGAACACAAACCAGATCCACTTCAGATCAAACTCACACAGCAacaatgacacatttaaacaaGTCAGTGTATCTGTCTTATTATTGAGTATTACAGTAATTGGCAATAATCAAGaatgaccaaaaaataaaaacgttgcattatatatatatatatataataaatatgtgtatatacacacacataatatatacataGTTCGTATATTTTTATACTAAACAGGTTTTATTTTCCTGAAAACAAAATTTCTGAAGTATTTTCTGGTGGAATAAGTACATGTTCTCATTACATTCATCTTTCTGAGTTTTCTTAAAGTTTCTGTAACTGTTTATTATCCGCTTCCAGACATGCGACTCAATCGAGTCAGTTCACATGTTTAATAACAGTAAAAGcagattatttttctgtatatttgaGAGAAACTCGTGTGTCGCGTGCGCGAGCGCCGCATTCAACACGCGGAGGAAATAAACGCGCGTAAACTGCTTATACTCGGATATTTCTGCTCGGGATTTGAAGATAAAACACAGTAAAGCTTATGAAAGTCATTCAGGTACCGCTAAAGCACATTAAAGTGGTTAAATGCGATAAATAAAGTGATTTGATTATCAGGCCTTACATTGGGTGATGCTAGTCGTTCCACAACTGGACGAGAAAAGGAAGGTGCGCATGTGCGGAGCAAAGAACTCTGGGAAGAGCGCTGCCCACGTGATCGTGACGTGTTCAGTGAATCTATTGACTAAACATCAGCACTTTCGTTGAAATACAGATAAAAAATGTGCGTTTGTTTCTGTCTTGATCGTCAGTGTTGAGAAGAGCTGGAATgatgctggaaaaccaaagaatagACAGACATCTAATGCATGTTTTCCATGAGCTCATTTTCTCTgggaaataagaaaaattaagcttttaaaacttttaatttgacacatTTTAGGAGGCTAATGACCAGCCTCAACTGTAataagtacaaaaataaaaggttgaaataaatataaatgtaataaataaataatacagaaaaTACGTACTACAAAAAATTAATTCAGAAcctcatatatatatttctaaaaaaaaatattcttaatataaaaataataaaacttcaaatttattaagtcatttttgctgttgttacatttatttattgttaatttctGCAGTTTTAGTCCTCCATACTCCGTTACCAGGTATTCTCAAATTAGTTAAaagattatttatattttgatatCAAAACTCAAGATGAAGAATCAGCAAACAAGCTTTTA
Coding sequences:
- the fkbp3 gene encoding peptidyl-prolyl cis-trans isomerase FKBP3 isoform X2, encoding MAADPARVWNEEQLKTEEVAKKELIKFIQDNAAHSFLAEHKLLGNIKNVAKTAKKEQLIEAYNQLFESKRFKGTEVELVTEEVQAVKIHDTPKESKIEAVDEGPPKFMKSILKKGDKTNFPKKGDTVSCWYSGTLEDGTVFDTNIPASAKKKKQSKPLSFKVGLGRVIRGWDEGLLTMSKGETARLEIESDWAYGRKGLPDAKIPPNAKLIFEVELVSID
- the fkbp3 gene encoding peptidyl-prolyl cis-trans isomerase FKBP3 isoform X1, with product MAADPARVWNEEQLKTEEVAKKELIKFIQDNAAHSFLAEHKLLGNIKNVAKTAKKEQLIEAYNQLFESKRMIWWMVLWLMCVSQRFKGTEVELVTEEVQAVKIHDTPKESKIEAVDEGPPKFMKSILKKGDKTNFPKKGDTVSCWYSGTLEDGTVFDTNIPASAKKKKQSKPLSFKVGLGRVIRGWDEGLLTMSKGETARLEIESDWAYGRKGLPDAKIPPNAKLIFEVELVSID
- the faua gene encoding FAU ubiquitin like and ribosomal protein S30 fusion a, producing the protein MRTFLFSSSCGTTSITQSLIMQLFLRAQSLHTLQVSGQETVRDLKAHVQTLEGVSVEDQVLLLAGAPLEDDATLLTCGVTELCTLELAARLLGGKVHGSLARAGKVRGQTPKVDKQEKKKKKTGRAKRRIQYNRRFVNVVPTFGKKKGPNANS